The Hydrogenophaga crocea genome contains a region encoding:
- a CDS encoding RusA family crossover junction endodeoxyribonuclease, with product MTTSIRILLDAGTGLLWEDDSQIVELTLRKDYDKTNPRIELIVLPVGAEPG from the coding sequence TTGACAACTTCAATACGCATCCTATTGGATGCAGGTACCGGGCTGCTTTGGGAGGATGACTCGCAGATCGTGGAGCTCACGCTCCGGAAAGACTACGACAAAACGAATCCGCGGATCGAGCTCATTGTTCTTCCGGTCGGTGCGGAGCCTGGCTGA
- a CDS encoding HU family DNA-binding protein, producing MATAKKAAPKAAAKKSAVKSKAVKAAPKAAVKAAPKGAGVLKPIKETFNKTSLVNHLVQASGTDAKTVKSVLGSLEATIHASLSKKGAGAFTWPGVLKITALQVPAKKARKGIDPFTKVERMFAAKPASVKVKARFFKKVKDAAL from the coding sequence ATGGCAACTGCAAAGAAGGCGGCCCCGAAGGCCGCCGCCAAGAAGTCCGCGGTCAAGTCCAAAGCCGTGAAGGCCGCCCCCAAGGCTGCTGTGAAAGCTGCGCCAAAGGGCGCCGGCGTGCTGAAGCCGATCAAGGAAACCTTCAACAAGACGAGCCTGGTGAATCACCTGGTGCAGGCCTCCGGCACTGACGCCAAGACCGTCAAGAGCGTCCTAGGTTCGCTTGAAGCCACGATCCATGCGTCGCTGTCCAAGAAGGGTGCTGGCGCTTTCACGTGGCCCGGCGTGCTCAAGATCACCGCGCTGCAGGTCCCGGCCAAGAAGGCGCGCAAAGGCATCGATCCGTTCACCAAGGTCGAGCGCATGTTTGCAGCCAAGCCGGCATCGGTGAAAGTCAAGGCGCGCTTCTTCAAGAAGGTGAAGGACGCTGCGCTGTAA
- a CDS encoding helix-turn-helix domain-containing protein, with amino-acid sequence MPNLAQTLKQEISRIARKEVREDLAALRKSVTAHRSEIALLKRTVKELGTQLRSAQKAVMHAAPAVVEQKDAERPGRKRSFNADRLKAKRQALGMSQAQMARLFGISSLSLWKWESGQVTPRASMLERYFAAMSMGKREAWKVIEAN; translated from the coding sequence ATGCCTAACCTCGCCCAAACCCTCAAGCAAGAGATTTCGCGCATCGCTCGCAAGGAGGTTCGTGAGGACCTAGCGGCGCTTCGCAAGTCCGTCACTGCCCACCGTTCCGAGATAGCCTTGCTCAAGCGGACAGTCAAGGAGCTCGGCACGCAGCTACGCTCGGCACAGAAGGCGGTGATGCACGCTGCACCGGCCGTTGTCGAGCAGAAGGACGCAGAGCGACCAGGGCGCAAGCGAAGCTTCAATGCCGATCGGCTAAAGGCGAAGCGCCAGGCGCTGGGGATGAGTCAGGCGCAGATGGCGCGACTGTTTGGCATCTCCTCCCTCAGCTTGTGGAAATGGGAATCCGGTCAGGTTACCCCGCGCGCCTCGATGCTCGAGCGCTACTTTGCGGCCATGAGCATGGGTAAGCGCGAAGCCTGGAAAGTAATCGAGGCCAACTGA
- a CDS encoding UvrD-helicase domain-containing protein, with protein MPDAVQLSALGNAAVVAPAGHGKTEIIANIAAIGQRALILTHTHAGVHAIRSRLKRLGIAHSRVAVDTIAGWCMRYAHSFPGVAKPPSDMPKSADEWDQLHRGATLALRVPAIRQVVAASYDRILIDEYQDCNGLQHQLAAELSSIVSTLIFGDPMQGIFEFAGATLDWDRDIHPTFPLAGALETPYRWAGKNPELGEWISETRSKLIRGESIDLRDPRISFRSSGDAFDMGTLFNGLEGKEGSFAAIHCNKGLCYRLARAANGGYQAIEEIAANRLRQFASEWDRAGDAATRLRSVTSLIDDCFHKRTPAEGEPVDLDDEAIRARMLEAARTLGEGDGASAAAELLNLARKRPRWKLYRGELWRDCERAVSDLASGRVTAMLEATVIVRQRVSSSGRNLPRRTVSTPLLLKGLEFDHVVIPDASHFARERLAQAKLFYVAISRATRSLTISSSSPTLRLSIP; from the coding sequence ATGCCTGATGCAGTGCAGCTCTCCGCCCTGGGCAATGCAGCCGTGGTCGCGCCCGCGGGGCATGGCAAGACGGAGATCATCGCCAACATCGCCGCCATAGGGCAGCGCGCATTGATCCTCACGCATACGCATGCGGGAGTCCACGCCATCCGCAGCAGGCTCAAGCGGCTGGGCATTGCGCACTCAAGGGTTGCCGTGGACACCATTGCGGGGTGGTGCATGCGCTACGCCCACTCCTTCCCAGGCGTGGCGAAGCCGCCATCCGACATGCCAAAAAGCGCTGACGAATGGGATCAACTTCATCGGGGGGCGACCCTGGCCCTCCGCGTGCCCGCCATCCGCCAGGTTGTTGCCGCGTCCTACGACCGTATCCTGATCGACGAGTATCAAGACTGCAATGGGCTGCAGCACCAGCTTGCCGCTGAGTTGTCGTCTATCGTGTCCACCTTGATCTTCGGCGACCCTATGCAAGGCATCTTCGAATTCGCCGGAGCGACCTTGGACTGGGATCGGGACATACATCCCACCTTCCCGTTGGCCGGCGCTCTTGAGACACCCTACCGTTGGGCCGGGAAGAATCCTGAGTTGGGCGAATGGATCTCTGAGACTCGGAGCAAGCTAATTAGGGGCGAGTCTATCGACCTCAGGGATCCTCGCATCTCTTTTCGATCATCGGGCGATGCCTTCGACATGGGAACCCTCTTCAATGGGCTAGAAGGAAAAGAGGGCAGCTTCGCAGCCATCCACTGCAACAAAGGCCTTTGCTACCGGCTTGCGAGGGCCGCCAATGGCGGATACCAGGCCATCGAGGAAATTGCGGCAAATCGCCTGCGCCAGTTCGCCTCTGAGTGGGATAGGGCGGGAGACGCAGCGACCCGTCTGCGGTCTGTGACATCCCTCATCGACGACTGCTTTCATAAGCGGACTCCAGCAGAAGGCGAGCCGGTGGACTTGGACGACGAGGCGATTAGAGCGCGCATGCTGGAGGCTGCAAGGACCCTGGGCGAAGGCGACGGCGCCTCTGCAGCCGCCGAGTTGCTGAACTTGGCCCGCAAGCGGCCCCGTTGGAAGCTATACAGGGGCGAACTGTGGCGAGACTGCGAGCGGGCCGTTTCGGACCTGGCATCAGGCAGGGTTACGGCGATGCTTGAGGCGACGGTGATCGTGCGCCAGAGGGTAAGCAGTTCAGGGCGTAATCTTCCCCGGCGAACCGTCTCGACGCCACTGCTGCTCAAAGGCCTTGAGTTCGACCACGTCGTCATACCGGATGCCTCGCACTTCGCGAGAGAGCGCCTCGCCCAGGCAAAACTGTTCTACGTTGCCATCTCGCGAGCCACGCGGTCGCTAACGATTTCGTCGTCAAGCCCCACCCTTCGACTTTCGATCCCCTGA
- a CDS encoding ATP-dependent nuclease codes for MQIRQLRIQNFRGIATLEWKPGSPFCCLIGAGDSGKSTLLDAVEAALSSRWFSFTEPDFLDGDTTMPIKVEVTAGELSKALKSDERLGLYIRGWTSVGELRDEPEDDDEPVLTVRLTVDATMEPVWELVCDRIDEPRTLSNRDRALFGVVRLAGEDARHLAWGQGSVLAKLTGDSKEAAGRLAEAYSAARASANLGEIQSLADAASRAEGFAKGLGAYVQGAYEPGLELGRSGLSSGSIALHDNGVPLRLAGLGTRRLATLAIQKSAIAEGAIVLVDEIEHGLEPHRILGAISQLKGDQALAAAAGKPTGQILMTTHSDVALGEAGAESVRVVATARPGRAASVVRPSSPDLLKPLLRYMPRALFGRRILVTEGNTELGLLMGIREQWSQRRGGQPIEHLGSTIADGNGAQAPAIALALAALGYTVAVYRDSDAAMKADEAAALAVAGIPVFEYGGGLNTEQAIIHAASDEMVQALLAFAREEHTADSVDSCLDNKIADLDVAIIRLDFDAWEIFTVLSGAQLREAIADVAHKKKWFKDQRLGRAVSPLVWRIAEEDSGSPLATALSQAEAWLYA; via the coding sequence ATGCAGATCAGACAGCTCAGGATCCAGAACTTTCGAGGCATCGCCACTTTGGAATGGAAGCCAGGTTCGCCGTTCTGTTGCCTGATTGGCGCGGGAGACTCGGGCAAGTCCACGCTCCTTGACGCGGTCGAAGCCGCGCTTTCGTCCCGTTGGTTCTCCTTCACGGAGCCGGACTTCCTAGACGGCGACACCACCATGCCCATAAAGGTCGAGGTGACGGCAGGCGAGCTCTCCAAAGCCTTGAAATCCGATGAGCGCCTTGGCCTTTACATCCGGGGCTGGACATCAGTCGGAGAGCTTCGCGACGAGCCTGAGGACGATGATGAGCCCGTCCTGACGGTGCGGCTCACGGTTGATGCCACGATGGAGCCCGTCTGGGAGCTGGTGTGCGACCGCATCGATGAGCCGCGAACACTGTCCAATCGAGATCGGGCCCTCTTTGGCGTGGTGCGATTGGCCGGCGAGGACGCCCGTCATCTAGCATGGGGACAAGGCTCGGTTCTCGCCAAGCTCACCGGGGATAGCAAGGAAGCGGCTGGCAGGCTGGCCGAGGCCTACAGCGCGGCGCGGGCGAGCGCCAATTTAGGGGAGATCCAATCGCTTGCGGACGCTGCTTCGCGTGCAGAGGGCTTCGCCAAGGGCCTGGGAGCCTACGTACAAGGCGCCTATGAGCCCGGCCTTGAGCTTGGCCGCTCCGGTCTTTCATCGGGGTCGATCGCGCTTCATGACAACGGTGTTCCGCTGCGCCTTGCCGGTCTGGGGACCCGGCGGCTGGCAACGCTAGCCATCCAGAAGTCCGCAATCGCGGAGGGCGCGATCGTGCTTGTCGATGAAATCGAACATGGACTTGAGCCCCACCGGATCCTCGGCGCCATCTCCCAGCTCAAAGGCGACCAGGCGCTCGCAGCAGCTGCAGGAAAGCCAACGGGCCAAATCCTGATGACCACGCATTCGGACGTGGCACTGGGCGAAGCGGGGGCCGAGAGCGTCCGCGTCGTGGCGACCGCCAGGCCCGGGCGCGCAGCCAGCGTTGTCCGGCCAAGCTCTCCCGATCTGCTCAAGCCCCTGCTTCGATACATGCCTCGGGCCTTGTTCGGGCGGCGCATCCTCGTTACGGAAGGCAACACAGAATTGGGTTTGTTGATGGGGATCCGCGAGCAGTGGTCCCAGAGGCGCGGGGGCCAGCCGATTGAGCATCTTGGCTCAACCATCGCCGATGGCAATGGCGCCCAGGCCCCGGCCATTGCCCTAGCGCTGGCCGCGCTGGGATACACAGTCGCGGTCTATCGCGACTCCGATGCAGCCATGAAGGCGGATGAGGCGGCTGCCCTGGCAGTTGCAGGCATACCCGTGTTCGAGTATGGAGGGGGCCTCAACACTGAGCAGGCCATCATCCACGCGGCCAGCGATGAGATGGTCCAAGCCCTGTTGGCATTTGCTCGCGAAGAGCACACAGCCGACTCGGTCGATAGCTGCTTGGACAACAAGATCGCTGATCTGGATGTCGCAATCATACGGCTCGACTTCGATGCCTGGGAGATATTCACGGTGCTCAGTGGCGCACAGTTGCGCGAAGCCATCGCCGATGTTGCCCACAAGAAGAAATGGTTCAAGGACCAGAGGCTAGGCCGGGCGGTGTCACCCCTGGTCTGGAGGATCGCAGAGGAGGATTCGGGATCCCCACTGGCTACCGCCCTCTCACAAGCCGAGGCTTGGCTGTATGCCTGA
- a CDS encoding AraC family transcriptional regulator, which translates to MSSAIKIFQGRFGRVALLDMDAPLVGHAHHHCHILIKAGGADSAFRVRGERAPLTDDTAVLVNAWEHHAYEHEAPPGARTLILALYIEPGWLAELQRSLALSGHPRFFPEPCVRLTEATRKMVEEFVLELWWDDEVSPGRLEDLLFNLIIAVVESYSGWRDLASLLRSKPPVAMDPRIRHAIALMRQDVARELDVDGLAAATGLSRAHFFTLFQRDTRVTPLVYANVLRFEAAVQRLTRSQEPVGDVSHELGFSAPSHFSRFFRAHLGITPSDYRRKVNLFEPPAGPRSHVI; encoded by the coding sequence TTGTCCTCAGCCATCAAGATCTTCCAGGGGCGTTTCGGCAGGGTTGCTCTACTAGACATGGACGCACCGCTGGTGGGGCACGCCCATCATCATTGCCACATCCTGATCAAGGCGGGCGGTGCCGACAGCGCCTTCCGCGTGCGGGGAGAGCGCGCACCGCTCACGGACGACACCGCCGTGCTCGTCAACGCCTGGGAACACCACGCCTACGAACACGAAGCGCCTCCCGGTGCGCGCACGCTGATCCTGGCGCTCTACATCGAGCCCGGCTGGCTGGCCGAGCTGCAGCGCTCATTGGCACTGTCCGGCCATCCGCGCTTCTTTCCCGAACCCTGCGTACGACTCACCGAAGCCACCCGCAAGATGGTGGAGGAGTTCGTGCTCGAACTCTGGTGGGACGATGAGGTCTCTCCCGGACGCCTGGAGGATCTGCTGTTCAATCTCATCATCGCCGTGGTCGAGAGCTATTCGGGCTGGCGCGATCTGGCCAGCCTGCTGCGCAGCAAACCGCCGGTGGCCATGGACCCCCGCATCCGCCACGCCATCGCCCTCATGCGCCAGGATGTGGCGCGCGAACTCGACGTCGACGGACTGGCCGCCGCCACCGGTCTGTCGCGCGCCCACTTCTTCACGCTGTTCCAGCGCGACACGCGCGTGACGCCGCTGGTCTACGCCAATGTGCTGCGTTTCGAGGCGGCGGTGCAGCGGCTCACCCGCAGCCAGGAACCGGTGGGCGATGTCTCGCACGAACTCGGCTTCTCCGCGCCCAGCCATTTCTCGCGCTTCTTTCGCGCGCACCTGGGTATCACGCCCAGTGACTACCGCCGCAAGGTCAACCTGTTCGAGCCGCCGGCCGGCCCACGCTCGCACGTGATCTGA
- a CDS encoding xanthine dehydrogenase family protein molybdopterin-binding subunit, which produces MERLEDDALLNGRGAYADDLGTRPGTLHAAVLRSPHPHARLLGIHTQAALALHGVRAVLTGADVQAWAQPFVVGVKQPMQHWALAVDRVRHVGEPVAVVVAEDRYIAEDALDLLRVEYEPLPVVMDIERALQDGALPLHEAVGSNVVSDREFCYGDPGAAFAQPGVRTVRTTVHYPRNSCPPIECGVVIAEHLPGDEGYDVLSNFMGPFSLHAVMAMALKVPGNKLRHRVPRDSGGSFGVKQAVFPYVVLMCLASRKAGAPVKWVEDRLEHLSAATSATARLTTIEAAVTPEGRLLALRYDQADEVGAYLRAPEPATFYRMHGALTGAYAIEHLAVRNRVVVTNKTPTGLVRGFGGPQVYYALERLMDRIAVELAIDPVQLRLRNYVPADAFPYTAAAGAVLDSGDYARLTHMAMAEAHARQLGERQRAARAAGRLYGIGVAAIVEPSVSNMGYISTVLTAEQRAKAGPKNGAIASATVAIDLLGGVNVTIASAPAGQGHMTVCAQVVADVLGLHPTQVVVNVEFDTAKDAWSVAAGNYSSRFAGAVAGTVHLAAQRLRDKLARIAAAGWGCDCADIGFEGGKVFNRRQPAQTQSFTRLAASPHWAPALLPAGETPGLRETAFWTPETLRAPDSQDRVNTSAAYGFVFDVCGLEIDPDTGAVRVDRYITAHDAGRLLNPALADGQIRGAFAQGLGAALLEEIRYGADGSFQSGTLADYLMPTTCETPDPVIVHLETPSPFTPLGAKGLGEGNNMSTPPCVANAFADALRPLRDVADIRLPLTPDRVLRHLQTADPAPRHPKAPVPASVAAGDGLSLAAQGTVAIAAPPERVFAVLLDPAALARVIPGCHALQADGENRYRADVTVGIGLIKARYEARITLSDIEAPHRLRLAGSGSSSLGTGAGDGLVRLEATAGGTLLHYDYRAQVGGKVAMVGSRMLEGAARVIVAQLFESLGRQAAGGDAAPVAWWRRLLQRLGVKA; this is translated from the coding sequence ATGGAGCGGCTGGAAGACGATGCCCTGCTGAACGGTCGCGGCGCCTACGCCGATGACCTGGGCACACGCCCGGGCACGCTGCACGCGGCGGTCCTGCGTTCTCCCCATCCGCACGCCCGGCTGCTCGGCATCCACACGCAAGCGGCACTCGCCCTGCACGGCGTGCGCGCCGTGCTCACCGGCGCCGACGTGCAGGCCTGGGCCCAGCCCTTCGTGGTGGGTGTCAAGCAGCCAATGCAGCACTGGGCCCTCGCTGTGGACCGCGTGCGCCACGTGGGCGAACCGGTCGCCGTGGTGGTGGCCGAGGACCGCTACATCGCCGAGGACGCGCTCGATCTGCTGCGTGTCGAGTACGAGCCCCTGCCGGTGGTGATGGACATCGAACGTGCGTTGCAGGACGGCGCTTTGCCGCTGCACGAGGCGGTGGGCAGCAACGTGGTGTCGGACCGGGAGTTCTGTTACGGCGACCCCGGGGCGGCCTTTGCCCAACCCGGCGTGCGCACCGTTCGCACCACCGTGCACTACCCGCGCAACAGCTGCCCGCCCATCGAATGCGGTGTGGTGATCGCCGAGCACCTGCCTGGCGACGAGGGCTACGACGTGCTCTCGAACTTCATGGGGCCGTTCTCGCTGCACGCGGTGATGGCTATGGCCCTGAAGGTGCCCGGCAACAAGCTGCGCCATCGCGTGCCCCGCGATTCGGGGGGCAGCTTCGGCGTCAAGCAGGCGGTGTTCCCGTACGTGGTGCTGATGTGCCTGGCCTCTCGCAAGGCGGGTGCGCCGGTGAAGTGGGTCGAGGACCGCCTGGAGCACCTGAGCGCGGCCACCTCTGCCACCGCGAGGCTGACCACCATCGAGGCCGCCGTCACGCCCGAGGGCCGCTTGCTGGCGCTGCGCTACGACCAGGCCGACGAGGTGGGCGCCTACCTGCGCGCACCCGAACCCGCCACCTTCTACCGCATGCACGGCGCGCTCACCGGCGCCTACGCCATCGAGCACTTGGCGGTCCGCAACCGCGTGGTCGTGACCAACAAGACCCCCACCGGCCTGGTGCGTGGCTTCGGTGGGCCACAGGTGTACTACGCGCTGGAGCGGCTGATGGACCGCATCGCGGTCGAACTGGCCATCGACCCGGTGCAGCTGCGCCTGCGCAACTACGTGCCGGCCGACGCCTTTCCCTACACCGCGGCCGCCGGCGCGGTGCTCGACTCCGGCGACTACGCGCGCCTGACCCACATGGCCATGGCCGAAGCCCATGCCCGGCAACTCGGCGAGCGTCAGCGCGCGGCGCGGGCCGCGGGCCGGCTCTACGGCATCGGCGTGGCCGCCATCGTCGAACCGTCGGTGTCGAACATGGGCTACATCAGCACCGTGCTGACGGCCGAACAGCGCGCCAAGGCCGGGCCCAAGAACGGCGCCATCGCCAGCGCCACCGTCGCCATCGACCTGCTGGGTGGCGTCAACGTGACCATCGCCTCCGCCCCCGCAGGCCAGGGCCACATGACGGTGTGCGCCCAGGTGGTGGCGGACGTGTTGGGCCTGCACCCGACCCAGGTGGTCGTCAACGTGGAGTTCGACACCGCCAAGGACGCCTGGAGCGTGGCCGCGGGCAACTACAGCAGCCGCTTCGCCGGCGCCGTGGCCGGCACGGTGCACCTGGCCGCGCAGCGCCTGCGCGACAAGCTGGCGCGCATCGCCGCCGCGGGTTGGGGTTGCGACTGCGCCGACATCGGCTTCGAGGGCGGCAAGGTGTTCAACCGCCGACAGCCAGCGCAAACCCAGTCGTTCACGCGACTGGCTGCCAGTCCGCACTGGGCCCCTGCGCTGCTGCCGGCGGGCGAGACACCGGGTCTGCGCGAGACCGCCTTCTGGACGCCCGAGACCCTGCGCGCGCCCGACTCCCAGGACCGCGTCAACACCTCGGCCGCCTATGGGTTCGTGTTCGACGTCTGCGGCCTGGAGATCGACCCCGACACCGGGGCGGTGCGTGTGGACCGCTACATCACGGCGCACGATGCCGGGCGTCTGCTCAACCCGGCGCTGGCCGACGGCCAGATCCGCGGTGCCTTTGCGCAGGGACTGGGCGCCGCCCTGCTTGAGGAGATCCGCTACGGCGCCGACGGCAGCTTCCAGAGCGGCACGCTGGCGGATTACCTGATGCCCACCACGTGCGAGACACCCGATCCGGTGATCGTGCACCTGGAGACACCGAGCCCCTTCACGCCGTTGGGCGCGAAAGGCCTGGGCGAAGGCAACAACATGAGCACGCCGCCCTGCGTCGCCAATGCCTTCGCGGACGCGCTGCGTCCGCTGCGCGACGTCGCCGACATCCGACTGCCGCTCACGCCCGATCGCGTGCTCCGTCACTTGCAGACGGCCGACCCCGCGCCGCGCCACCCGAAGGCGCCTGTCCCCGCGTCGGTTGCGGCGGGCGACGGTCTGTCGCTTGCCGCGCAAGGCACGGTGGCCATTGCCGCACCGCCCGAGCGCGTCTTTGCCGTGCTGCTCGACCCCGCGGCGCTGGCCCGCGTCATCCCGGGTTGCCACGCACTGCAGGCCGATGGCGAGAACCGCTACCGGGCCGATGTGACGGTGGGCATCGGGCTGATCAAGGCGCGCTACGAAGCGCGCATCACGCTCTCCGACATCGAGGCGCCGCACCGGCTGCGGCTGGCCGGCAGCGGCAGCTCCAGCCTGGGCACGGGAGCGGGCGATGGCCTGGTGCGGCTGGAAGCCACGGCCGGTGGCACCTTGCTGCACTACGACTACCGCGCCCAGGTGGGTGGCAAGGTGGCCATGGTGGGCAGCCGCATGCTGGAGGGCGCGGCGCGCGTGATCGTGGCGCAGCTTTTCGAATCGCTAGGGCGTCAGGCCGCGGGCGGCGATGCCGCGCCGGTGGCCTGGTGGCGCCGCTTGCTGCAGCGCCTGGGAGTCAAGGCATGA
- a CDS encoding FAD binding domain-containing protein, which translates to MKPAAFDYVRADSAAVAAELLQRHGEGARILAGGQSLMAVLNMRLAQPALLIDISRSAELASIAVEPGVLRIGAAVTQAQLQAHPDVPPLLALAIPHISHVQIRNRGTVCGSIAHADPSAELPLCLVALQGTVHLRSARGRRQVAANDFFTGLLSTVRRADELIEAVSFPRPAAGQSFGFAEHARRHGDFALCAVAAIAHAQGMRVAVGGLGDRPHAVELPPLADDALDDALNELAWSLDVRDDAHASAATRRHLLRRLARQAIQQARRPA; encoded by the coding sequence ATGAAGCCCGCGGCGTTCGACTACGTGCGCGCCGACAGCGCTGCCGTCGCCGCCGAGCTGCTGCAGCGCCATGGCGAAGGCGCACGCATCCTGGCCGGAGGTCAGTCCTTGATGGCCGTGCTCAACATGCGGCTGGCCCAGCCCGCGCTGTTGATCGACATCTCGCGTAGCGCCGAGCTGGCGTCCATCGCGGTGGAGCCCGGCGTATTGCGCATCGGCGCGGCCGTCACGCAAGCGCAGTTGCAGGCCCATCCCGATGTGCCACCGCTACTGGCGCTGGCGATCCCGCACATCTCGCACGTCCAGATCCGCAACCGCGGTACGGTGTGCGGCTCTATCGCGCACGCCGACCCGTCGGCCGAGCTGCCGCTGTGCCTGGTGGCCTTGCAGGGCACGGTGCACCTGCGCAGCGCACGCGGCCGCCGCCAAGTGGCTGCCAACGACTTCTTCACCGGCCTGCTGAGCACCGTGCGCCGGGCCGACGAACTCATCGAAGCGGTGAGTTTCCCGCGCCCCGCCGCAGGTCAGTCCTTCGGGTTTGCGGAGCACGCCCGCCGCCACGGCGATTTCGCGCTGTGCGCGGTCGCGGCGATCGCCCATGCACAAGGCATGCGGGTGGCGGTGGGCGGCCTGGGTGACCGGCCGCACGCCGTCGAATTGCCGCCGTTGGCCGATGACGCGCTCGACGATGCCCTGAACGAACTCGCGTGGTCGCTCGACGTTCGTGATGACGCCCACGCCAGCGCGGCCACGCGCCGCCACCTGCTGCGCCGTCTGGCGCGACAGGCCATCCAGCAAGCACGGAGACCTGCATGA
- a CDS encoding (2Fe-2S)-binding protein, whose translation MNHPVLEREALHTVRLTLNGRTRSGQTRPRLLLSDFLRHELGATGTHVGCEHGVCGACTVRIDGVAARACLTLAVQVDGRQVDTVENPGGNDAVLDALKAAFKRHHALQCGFCTAGILMSSADWLQRQRANGQVPDEAAVRDMLSGHLCRCTGYTPIVNAVMEVARA comes from the coding sequence ATGAACCACCCCGTTCTCGAGCGCGAGGCCTTGCACACGGTGCGCCTCACCCTCAATGGCCGCACGCGCAGCGGTCAGACCCGACCGCGGCTGCTGCTCAGCGATTTCCTGCGCCATGAACTCGGTGCCACCGGCACCCACGTGGGCTGCGAGCACGGTGTCTGCGGCGCCTGCACGGTGCGCATCGACGGCGTGGCCGCCCGTGCCTGCCTGACGCTGGCGGTCCAGGTGGACGGACGCCAGGTCGACACCGTGGAGAACCCCGGCGGCAACGACGCGGTGCTGGACGCACTCAAGGCCGCCTTCAAGCGCCACCATGCGCTGCAGTGCGGCTTCTGCACCGCGGGCATCCTCATGTCCAGCGCCGACTGGCTGCAGCGCCAGCGCGCCAACGGCCAGGTGCCCGACGAGGCCGCGGTGCGCGACATGCTCAGCGGGCACCTGTGCCGCTGCACCGGCTACACGCCGATCGTCAACGCCGTGATGGAGGTGGCCCGTGCTTGA